In Streptomyces chartreusis, the following proteins share a genomic window:
- a CDS encoding penicillin-binding transpeptidase domain-containing protein: MPKGVKVAVIGGVFAVMVGGAGYGAYNIVSALNGGGATGAAGPASERTGPPDADEVEETTSKFFAAWEKGEAAQASTYTDNNAAAQALLSAYGKNAHITGVTITPGAARGTTVPFTVKAKVSYEGKSKPLTYKSELTVVRGRTTGRALVDWQPTVVHPQLKRDDTLVTGEAANPPIEAVDRDGAVLTKEKYPSLGPVLDALRAKYGDKAGGEPGVELSIRHADESPDTSLLTLSKGRPGKLETTLSASVQAAAETAVKKYAESSVVALKTGTGEVLAVANHRSDAFNAAFEGRVAPGSTMKILTAAMLIDNGVTTMNGPAPCPPTATWRSQTFKNLDGLKPDESANATLASGFLRSCNTAFIKLVDEDPLTDASLMNEAQERFGLGRDDWKTGIVSFDGSVPASTGPDRAANAIGQGEVQMSPLNMASVTATAITGDFRQPYLIAPALDGRQLATAKGLSSSTAAQLKQMMRLTATQGTARPAMSTVGGDIGAKTGSAEVDGKATSDSWFTGFRNDVAAAAMSQQGGHGGDAAGPIVAAVLRASG; the protein is encoded by the coding sequence ATGCCCAAGGGGGTCAAGGTCGCCGTCATAGGCGGCGTGTTCGCGGTGATGGTGGGCGGAGCCGGCTACGGCGCCTACAACATCGTGTCGGCATTGAACGGCGGTGGGGCGACGGGGGCGGCCGGGCCCGCATCGGAGCGGACCGGGCCGCCCGACGCGGACGAGGTCGAGGAGACCACCTCGAAGTTCTTCGCCGCCTGGGAGAAGGGCGAGGCCGCGCAGGCCTCGACGTACACCGACAACAACGCGGCCGCCCAGGCGCTGCTGTCCGCCTACGGCAAGAACGCCCACATCACCGGCGTGACGATCACGCCGGGAGCGGCGCGCGGCACCACCGTGCCGTTCACCGTGAAGGCCAAGGTGTCCTACGAGGGCAAGTCCAAGCCGCTCACGTACAAGAGCGAGCTCACCGTGGTCCGCGGCCGCACCACCGGGCGGGCCCTCGTCGACTGGCAGCCCACCGTCGTCCACCCGCAGCTGAAGCGGGACGACACCCTCGTCACCGGCGAGGCCGCGAACCCGCCCATCGAGGCCGTCGACCGCGACGGCGCCGTGCTGACGAAGGAGAAGTACCCCTCGCTCGGCCCGGTCCTGGACGCCCTGCGCGCCAAGTACGGCGACAAGGCGGGCGGCGAGCCCGGTGTCGAGCTGTCGATCCGGCATGCCGACGAGTCGCCGGACACGTCGCTGCTGACCCTGTCGAAGGGCAGGCCCGGCAAGCTGGAGACGACGCTCAGCGCGAGTGTGCAGGCGGCCGCCGAGACGGCCGTGAAGAAGTACGCCGAGTCCTCCGTCGTCGCCCTCAAGACCGGCACCGGCGAGGTACTGGCGGTGGCGAACCATCGCAGCGACGCCTTCAACGCCGCCTTCGAGGGCCGCGTCGCACCCGGCTCCACGATGAAGATCCTCACCGCCGCGATGCTCATCGACAACGGCGTGACCACGATGAACGGCCCGGCGCCCTGCCCGCCCACGGCCACCTGGCGGAGTCAGACCTTCAAGAACCTCGACGGCCTGAAGCCCGACGAGAGCGCGAACGCCACGCTGGCGAGCGGCTTCCTGCGCTCGTGCAACACGGCCTTCATCAAGCTCGTCGACGAGGACCCGCTCACCGACGCCTCGCTGATGAACGAGGCCCAGGAGCGATTCGGGCTCGGCCGCGACGACTGGAAGACCGGCATCGTCTCCTTCGACGGCAGCGTCCCCGCCTCCACCGGCCCGGACCGCGCGGCCAACGCCATCGGCCAGGGCGAGGTCCAGATGAGCCCGCTGAACATGGCGTCGGTCACCGCCACCGCGATCACCGGCGACTTCCGGCAGCCGTACCTGATCGCGCCCGCGCTCGACGGACGCCAACTGGCCACCGCCAAGGGCCTGTCGTCGAGCACCGCCGCCCAGCTGAAGCAGATGATGCGGCTGACCGCGACACAGGGCACCGCGAGGCCGGCCATGTCCACCGTCGGCGGTGACATCGGCGCCAAGACCGGTTCCGCCGAGGTCGACGGCAAGGCCACCTCGGACAGCTGGTTCACCGGCTTCCGCAATGATGTGGCCGCCGCGGCCATGTCCCAGCAGGGCGGCCACGGCGGCGACGCGGCCGGCCCGATTGTCGCAGCCGTGCTACGAGCGTCCGGCTGA
- a CDS encoding dolichyl-phosphate-mannose--protein mannosyltransferase, producing the protein MTSTASSMDSTDIQQGQAPHEQRPSWQQRLRRFGYTAAPRGDVRDQLVPPYVRPSPRMWQFLGISQPLAERVARWSAWGGPLLVTLLAGVLRFWNLGNPRKVIFDETYYAKDAWALVHRGFEVDWDKNANDLVLRLGDQVPIPTDASYVVHPPVGKYVIGLGELIFGFNPFGWRFMTALLGTLAVLMLCRIGRRIFRSTFLGCLAGTLMAVDGLAFVMARTSLLDGVLMFFVLAAFGCLVIDRDRARERLAAALPSDADGRVRPDAHVAETLRLGWRPYRWLAGLMLGLAIGTKWNGLYFLVAFGLLTVLWDVGARRVAGAHHPYTAVIKRDLGLAFLATVPVAIVTYLVSWTGWILSPTDGSGGYYRDWATANGRSSSWSWLFPDWWLSLWHYEHQVYEFHVGLSSPHTYQSNPWSWIVAGRPVSYFYESPTPGKDGCPVDAGEKCAREVLALGTPLLWWVAAFAVLYVLWRWLFRRDWRAGAIACGIAAGYLPWFLYQERTIFFFYAVVFLPFLCLAVAMLLGAIIGPPGSSDTRRVAGATGAGVLVLLIAWNFIYFWPLYTGQAIPIDDWRSRMWLDTWV; encoded by the coding sequence GTGACCAGTACAGCGTCGTCGATGGACTCCACGGACATCCAGCAGGGCCAGGCACCGCACGAGCAGCGGCCGTCGTGGCAGCAGCGGCTGCGCCGATTCGGCTACACGGCGGCGCCGAGAGGCGACGTGCGCGACCAGCTCGTGCCTCCCTACGTCCGGCCCAGCCCGCGGATGTGGCAGTTCCTCGGCATCTCGCAGCCGCTCGCCGAGCGGGTCGCACGCTGGTCGGCGTGGGGCGGTCCGCTGCTGGTGACGCTGCTCGCCGGGGTGCTGCGGTTCTGGAACCTGGGCAACCCGCGGAAGGTGATATTCGACGAGACGTACTACGCGAAGGACGCGTGGGCGCTCGTCCACCGGGGCTTCGAGGTCGACTGGGACAAGAACGCCAACGACCTGGTCCTGCGGCTCGGCGACCAGGTGCCCATCCCGACGGACGCCTCCTACGTGGTGCATCCGCCGGTGGGCAAGTACGTCATCGGGCTCGGCGAGCTGATCTTCGGGTTCAACCCGTTCGGCTGGCGGTTCATGACGGCGCTGCTCGGCACGCTCGCGGTGCTGATGCTGTGCCGCATCGGCCGCCGTATCTTCCGCTCGACGTTCCTCGGCTGCCTCGCCGGCACGCTGATGGCGGTGGACGGGCTGGCGTTCGTGATGGCGCGCACCTCGCTGCTCGACGGGGTGCTGATGTTCTTCGTGCTGGCGGCGTTCGGCTGCCTGGTCATCGACCGGGACCGGGCCCGCGAGAGACTCGCCGCCGCGCTGCCGTCGGACGCCGACGGGCGGGTCCGTCCCGACGCGCATGTCGCCGAGACCCTGCGCCTGGGCTGGCGCCCCTACCGCTGGCTGGCCGGTCTGATGCTGGGCCTGGCCATCGGCACCAAGTGGAACGGCCTGTACTTCCTGGTCGCGTTCGGTCTGCTGACGGTGCTCTGGGACGTCGGCGCCCGCCGGGTCGCGGGCGCGCACCACCCGTACACGGCGGTGATCAAGCGCGACCTGGGGCTTGCCTTCCTCGCGACCGTGCCGGTGGCGATCGTCACGTACCTGGTGTCGTGGACGGGCTGGATCCTCTCCCCCACCGACGGCAGCGGTGGCTACTACCGCGACTGGGCGACCGCCAACGGCCGCAGCAGCAGCTGGTCGTGGCTGTTCCCCGACTGGTGGCTGAGCCTTTGGCACTACGAGCACCAGGTGTACGAGTTCCATGTCGGCCTGTCGTCCCCTCACACCTACCAGTCCAACCCGTGGAGCTGGATCGTCGCCGGCCGCCCGGTGTCGTACTTCTACGAGTCCCCCACGCCGGGCAAGGACGGCTGCCCGGTCGACGCGGGTGAGAAGTGCGCCCGCGAGGTACTGGCCCTCGGCACCCCTCTCCTGTGGTGGGTGGCCGCCTTCGCCGTCCTGTACGTCCTGTGGCGCTGGCTCTTCCGCCGCGACTGGCGCGCGGGCGCGATCGCCTGCGGCATCGCCGCCGGCTACCTCCCCTGGTTCCTCTACCAGGAACGCACCATCTTCTTCTTCTACGCCGTCGTCTTCCTCCCCTTCCTCTGCCTGGCCGTCGCCATGCTCCTCGGCGCGATCATCGGCCCACCCGGCTCCAGCGACACCCGCCGCGTGGCAGGCGCAACGGGCGCGGGCGTCCTGGTCCTCCTGATCGCCTGGAACTTCATCTATTTCTGGCCCCTGTACACCGGCCAGGCGATCCCGATCGACGACTGGCGATCGCGGATGTGGCTGGATACCTGGGTGTAG
- the rsmI gene encoding 16S rRNA (cytidine(1402)-2'-O)-methyltransferase, giving the protein MTGTLVLAGTPIGDVKDAPPRLVEELAGADVVAAEDTRRLKRLTQALGVQPAGRVVSYFEGNESARTPELVEALLAGSRVLLVTDAGMPSVSDPGYRLVAAAVEKDIKVTAVPGPSAVLTALALSGLPVDRFCFEGFLPRKAGERLSRLKEVAGERRTLVYFEAPHRLDDTLAAMAEVFGTERRAAVCRELTKTYEEVKRGGLGELAAWAAEGVRGEITVVVEGAPEKGPEELDAQELVRRVRVREDAGERRKEAIAAVAAEAGLPKREVFDAVVAAKNAGA; this is encoded by the coding sequence GTGACAGGAACCCTTGTTTTGGCAGGCACCCCCATCGGCGACGTCAAGGACGCCCCGCCCCGGCTCGTCGAGGAACTGGCGGGCGCGGACGTGGTCGCGGCCGAGGACACCCGGCGCCTCAAGCGCCTCACCCAGGCGCTGGGCGTGCAGCCGGCGGGTCGGGTCGTGTCGTACTTCGAGGGCAACGAGTCGGCCCGCACGCCGGAGCTGGTCGAGGCGCTCCTTGCGGGCTCGCGGGTGCTGCTGGTGACCGACGCGGGGATGCCGTCGGTGTCCGACCCCGGGTACCGGCTGGTCGCGGCGGCCGTGGAGAAGGACATCAAGGTCACCGCCGTGCCGGGGCCGTCCGCCGTGCTCACCGCGCTCGCGCTGTCCGGGCTGCCCGTCGACCGGTTCTGCTTCGAGGGGTTCCTGCCGCGCAAGGCGGGGGAGCGGCTGTCGCGCCTGAAGGAGGTCGCCGGGGAGCGGCGCACGCTCGTCTACTTCGAGGCGCCGCACCGCCTCGACGACACCCTCGCCGCGATGGCCGAGGTGTTCGGTACCGAGCGGCGGGCAGCCGTGTGCCGGGAGCTGACCAAGACGTACGAGGAGGTCAAGCGGGGCGGGCTCGGGGAGCTCGCGGCGTGGGCCGCCGAGGGGGTGCGCGGGGAGATCACCGTCGTCGTCGAGGGGGCCCCGGAGAAGGGGCCCGAGGAGCTCGACGCGCAGGAGCTGGTGCGCCGGGTTCGCGTCCGCGAAGACGCCGGGGAGCGCCGCAAGGAGGCCATCGCGGCGGTGGCGGCGGAGGCCGGACTGCCCAAGCGGGAGGTGTTCGACGCCGTCGTGGCGGCGAAGAACGCGGGGGCGTGA
- a CDS encoding TatD family hydrolase, giving the protein MPSNADKHAAPPLPEPLRVPVADSHTHLDMQSGTVREGLDKAASVGVTTVVQVGCDVRGSQWAAETAAQYDAVHATVALHPNEAPRIVHGDPDGWSRQGAREPGGARALDEALAEIDRLAALPQVKGVGETGLDYFRTGPEGKEAQEASFRAHIEIAKRHGKALVIHDRDAHADVLRVLKEEGAPERTVFHCYSGDAEMAQVCARAGYFMSFAGNVTFKNAQNLRDAVAIAPLELLLVETDAPFLTPVPYRGRPNAPYLIPITVRALAAVRGIDEDTLATALGTNTAHAFGY; this is encoded by the coding sequence ATGCCTTCGAACGCCGACAAGCACGCCGCCCCGCCGCTCCCGGAGCCGCTCCGGGTACCGGTCGCCGACTCGCACACCCACCTCGACATGCAGTCCGGCACCGTGCGGGAAGGGCTGGACAAGGCCGCGTCGGTGGGGGTGACCACGGTCGTGCAGGTGGGCTGCGACGTACGCGGCTCGCAGTGGGCGGCCGAGACGGCGGCGCAGTACGACGCCGTGCACGCCACCGTCGCGCTGCACCCCAACGAGGCCCCGCGCATCGTGCACGGCGACCCCGACGGCTGGTCGCGGCAGGGGGCGCGTGAGCCGGGCGGTGCGCGGGCGCTCGACGAGGCGCTCGCGGAGATCGACCGCCTCGCCGCCCTCCCTCAGGTGAAGGGCGTCGGCGAGACCGGCCTCGACTACTTCCGTACCGGGCCCGAGGGCAAGGAGGCGCAGGAGGCGTCGTTCCGGGCCCACATCGAGATCGCCAAGCGGCACGGCAAGGCGCTCGTCATCCACGACCGCGACGCCCACGCCGACGTGCTGCGCGTCCTGAAGGAGGAGGGCGCTCCCGAGCGGACCGTCTTCCACTGCTACTCCGGCGACGCGGAGATGGCGCAGGTGTGCGCCCGCGCCGGGTACTTCATGTCCTTCGCCGGCAACGTCACCTTCAAGAACGCCCAGAATCTGCGGGACGCGGTGGCGATCGCCCCGCTGGAGCTGCTCCTGGTGGAGACCGACGCGCCGTTCCTCACGCCGGTGCCGTACCGCGGACGGCCCAATGCGCCGTATCTCATTCCGATCACGGTGCGCGCCCTGGCGGCCGTGCGGGGCATCGACGAGGACACGCTGGCGACGGCCCTCGGGACGAACACGGCACATGCCTTCGGCTACTGA
- a CDS encoding resuscitation-promoting factor gives MSNAQFETYGRTPAHEPQGYGGFDPYSAQTLGYGVPSPYESRTDSYGTGYDRHVPHQSYAAYEDTYRPAYEIAEAAHAPVARPRSGRRAAHRRRARAAERGDATMRKLVPQALVVAFLAGGTSAFVAKDKAVELSVDGGKSRTLHTFADDVGDLLAEEGVDVGAHDMVAPAPGAGLGNGDEVAVHYGRPVRLTIDGQKREVWTTARTVEAALTQLGVRAEGAYLSTSRSRRIGREGLALDVRTERAVTVMADGRARTIRTNAASVGEVVEQAGITLRGQDTTSVALESFPRDGQTVTVLRITGRKEIRDEAIPFAVERVDDPSVFKGTEVVERAGQAGLRRMTYTLRTVNGVRQKPRRIRTEVVREPQTQVVKVGTKPLPTSVSGTSRLNWDGLAACESGGQADAVDSSGNYGGLYQFDTHTWRDLGGKGRPQDAPAEEQTMRAKKLYVRQGTSPWPHCGSRLHR, from the coding sequence GTGAGCAACGCGCAGTTCGAGACGTACGGCCGTACCCCGGCCCATGAGCCGCAGGGGTACGGCGGCTTCGACCCGTACAGCGCGCAGACGCTGGGGTACGGGGTGCCGTCGCCGTACGAGTCGCGTACGGACAGTTACGGAACCGGCTACGACCGGCATGTCCCGCACCAGTCGTACGCGGCGTACGAGGACACCTACCGGCCCGCGTACGAGATCGCCGAAGCGGCGCACGCGCCCGTCGCGCGCCCCAGGAGCGGCCGGCGTGCCGCGCACCGGCGCCGGGCGCGGGCCGCGGAGCGCGGCGACGCCACCATGCGCAAGCTGGTGCCGCAGGCACTGGTCGTCGCGTTCCTCGCGGGCGGCACCAGCGCCTTCGTGGCCAAGGACAAGGCGGTCGAGCTGAGCGTCGACGGCGGCAAATCGCGCACCCTGCACACCTTCGCGGACGACGTCGGCGACCTGCTGGCCGAGGAGGGCGTCGACGTCGGGGCGCACGACATGGTCGCGCCCGCTCCCGGCGCGGGGCTCGGCAACGGCGACGAGGTCGCGGTGCACTACGGGCGCCCCGTGCGGCTCACCATCGACGGCCAGAAGCGCGAGGTGTGGACGACCGCCCGGACGGTGGAGGCGGCGCTCACCCAGCTGGGAGTGCGCGCGGAGGGCGCCTATCTGTCGACGTCGCGCTCCCGGCGCATCGGGCGGGAGGGGCTCGCGCTGGACGTGCGCACCGAGCGGGCGGTCACCGTCATGGCGGACGGCCGGGCGCGCACGATCCGGACGAACGCCGCGAGCGTCGGCGAGGTCGTGGAGCAGGCCGGGATCACGCTGCGCGGGCAGGACACCACCTCCGTCGCCCTGGAGAGCTTCCCGCGCGACGGGCAGACGGTCACCGTGCTGCGGATCACCGGGCGCAAGGAGATCCGCGACGAGGCGATCCCGTTCGCGGTGGAGCGCGTCGACGACCCCTCCGTTTTCAAGGGCACGGAGGTCGTCGAGAGGGCGGGGCAGGCGGGGCTGCGGCGGATGACGTACACGCTGCGCACGGTCAACGGCGTGCGGCAGAAGCCGCGGCGGATCAGGACCGAGGTGGTGCGCGAACCGCAGACGCAGGTGGTGAAGGTGGGCACGAAGCCCCTGCCGACCTCCGTCAGCGGCACGAGCCGGCTGAACTGGGACGGGCTCGCGGCGTGCGAGTCCGGGGGGCAGGCGGACGCCGTGGACTCGTCGGGGAACTACGGCGGGCTGTACCAGTTCGACACCCACACCTGGCGCGACCTCGGCGGCAAGGGCCGGCCGCAGGACGCCCCGGCCGAGGAACAGACGATGCGGGCGAAGAAGCTGTACGTGCGGCAGGGCACCAGTCCCTGGCCGCACTGCGGATCGCGGCTGCACAGGTGA
- the rsmA gene encoding 16S rRNA (adenine(1518)-N(6)/adenine(1519)-N(6))-dimethyltransferase RsmA — protein sequence MSSPTPDALLGPAEVRELATALGVRPTKQRGQNFVIDANTVRRIVRTAQVRPDDVVVEVGPGLGSLTLALLEVADRVTAVEIDDVLAAALPATVAARMPERAGRFALVHSDAMHVGELPGPPPTALVANLPYNVAVPVLLHMLATFPSIERTLVMVQSEVADRLAAAPGSKVYGVPSVKANWYAEVKRAGAIGRNVFWPAPNVDSGLVALTRRTEPVRTTAARSEVFAVVDAAFAQRRKTLRAALAGWAGSAAAAEAALVAAGVSPQARGESLTVEEFAAIAENKQHEGSE from the coding sequence GTGAGCAGCCCCACCCCCGACGCCCTCCTCGGCCCCGCCGAGGTCCGTGAACTGGCGACCGCCCTCGGTGTACGCCCCACCAAGCAGCGCGGCCAGAACTTCGTCATCGACGCGAACACGGTCCGCCGTATCGTCCGCACCGCGCAGGTGCGGCCCGACGACGTGGTGGTGGAGGTCGGCCCGGGACTCGGCTCCCTCACCCTCGCCCTGCTGGAGGTGGCCGACCGGGTCACCGCCGTCGAGATCGACGACGTCCTGGCCGCCGCGCTGCCCGCGACCGTCGCGGCCCGGATGCCCGAGCGCGCCGGGCGTTTCGCGCTGGTGCACTCCGACGCGATGCACGTCGGCGAGCTGCCCGGCCCGCCGCCCACCGCGCTGGTCGCGAACCTCCCGTACAACGTGGCGGTCCCGGTCCTGCTGCACATGCTCGCGACCTTCCCGAGCATCGAACGCACCCTCGTCATGGTGCAGTCGGAGGTCGCCGACCGCCTCGCGGCCGCACCCGGCTCGAAGGTGTACGGCGTGCCCTCGGTCAAGGCCAACTGGTACGCCGAGGTCAAGCGGGCCGGCGCCATCGGGCGCAATGTCTTCTGGCCCGCGCCGAACGTCGACAGCGGGCTGGTGGCGCTGACCCGGCGCACCGAGCCGGTCAGGACCACCGCCGCCAGGAGCGAGGTCTTCGCCGTCGTCGACGCGGCCTTCGCCCAGCGCCGCAAGACGCTGCGCGCCGCCCTCGCCGGCTGGGCCGGTTCGGCGGCCGCCGCCGAGGCCGCCCTGGTCGCCGCCGGTGTCTCCCCGCAGGCCCGCGGCGAGTCCCTGACGGTCGAGGAGTTCGCAGCCATCGCCGAGAACAAGCAGCACGAGGGGTCCGAGTAA
- a CDS encoding 4-(cytidine 5'-diphospho)-2-C-methyl-D-erythritol kinase, producing the protein MSASVVVRVPAKVNVQLAVGAARPDGFHDLANVFLAVGLYDEVTVTPSPGGPRVTCDGADADQVPLDRTNLAARAAEALAARHGLAPDVHLHIAKDIPVAGGMAGGSADGAGALLACDALWGTNASREELLDICAELGSDVPFSLVGGAALGTGRGEKLRPLDVGGTFHWVFAMAGRGLSTPAVFREFDRLGEGTDIPEPVASQPLLDALAKGDPDALAAAVSNDLQPAALSLFPELADTLAAGLAAGALTALVSGSGPTTAFLARDAESAVKVADTLRASGTCRAVRTASGPAQGATVVRAAGA; encoded by the coding sequence GTGAGCGCGAGCGTCGTCGTACGCGTCCCGGCCAAGGTCAACGTCCAGCTCGCGGTCGGTGCCGCCCGCCCGGACGGCTTCCACGACCTCGCCAACGTCTTCCTCGCCGTCGGCCTCTACGACGAGGTCACCGTGACCCCCTCGCCCGGCGGCCCGCGCGTCACCTGTGACGGCGCCGACGCCGACCAGGTCCCCCTCGACCGTACGAACCTCGCGGCCCGCGCGGCCGAGGCGCTCGCCGCGCGCCACGGCCTCGCCCCCGACGTGCATCTGCACATCGCCAAGGACATCCCGGTCGCCGGCGGCATGGCGGGCGGCAGCGCGGACGGCGCCGGCGCGCTGCTGGCCTGCGACGCGCTGTGGGGCACGAACGCCTCCCGCGAGGAACTCCTCGACATCTGCGCCGAGTTGGGCAGCGACGTGCCGTTCAGTCTGGTCGGCGGCGCGGCCCTCGGCACCGGGCGGGGCGAGAAGCTGCGCCCGCTCGACGTGGGCGGCACCTTCCACTGGGTGTTCGCGATGGCCGGGCGGGGACTGTCGACGCCCGCCGTCTTCCGTGAGTTCGACCGGCTCGGCGAGGGCACCGACATCCCCGAGCCCGTGGCTTCCCAGCCGCTGCTCGACGCCCTCGCCAAGGGTGACCCGGACGCGCTCGCCGCCGCCGTCTCCAACGACCTCCAGCCCGCCGCGCTCTCCCTGTTCCCGGAGCTCGCCGACACCCTCGCCGCGGGCCTCGCGGCGGGCGCGCTGACGGCGCTGGTCTCCGGCTCGGGCCCGACCACGGCGTTCCTCGCCCGGGACGCCGAGTCGGCCGTGAAGGTCGCCGACACCCTGCGCGCGTCCGGCACTTGCCGTGCGGTGCGCACCGCGTCTGGGCCCGCGCAGGGCGCCACGGTGGTGCGCGCCGCCGGAGCGTGA
- a CDS encoding peptidoglycan recognition protein family protein, which translates to MIAAGGAVAAGAALTPMVFAAGDSGGTDDSASGSGGSGTTPEQFPVTRTEAATGTGEATTAFAASYVGVRWSGARKGAAIRLGNGDWQNLTGGCAAVEDGGTALVAAGDAKVYELKAPSGIDGVRSLAIDTTDGPDRTVRVPSEPTRVRGVGYLSRAAWGADESKRYKDGKVNSPEVYYPLQVITVHHTATPNDDPDPAATVRAMYEYHAITNDWGDIGYHFLIDEAGTVYEGRYSGDDGIPAFDPDGDLVTAFHSVGYNSGALGIALIGNLQEKPPTDAAKASLIRLIKVISRFKGLDPQARVTYTNPVNGTKKDTETVGGHRDYFDTECPGQVMYDLLAEVRSAAARR; encoded by the coding sequence ATGATCGCCGCGGGCGGGGCGGTGGCCGCCGGAGCCGCGCTCACGCCGATGGTGTTCGCCGCCGGCGACTCCGGCGGGACGGACGACTCCGCCTCCGGATCCGGTGGTTCGGGCACGACGCCGGAGCAGTTCCCGGTTACCCGGACCGAGGCCGCCACCGGCACCGGCGAGGCCACCACCGCCTTCGCCGCCTCCTACGTGGGCGTGCGCTGGTCCGGCGCGAGGAAGGGCGCCGCCATCCGGCTCGGGAACGGCGACTGGCAGAACCTGACCGGCGGCTGTGCGGCCGTCGAGGACGGCGGCACGGCCCTGGTCGCCGCCGGCGACGCCAAGGTCTACGAGCTGAAGGCGCCGAGCGGCATCGACGGCGTGCGCTCGCTGGCGATCGACACCACCGACGGCCCCGACCGCACGGTCCGGGTACCGAGCGAGCCCACGCGCGTGCGCGGCGTCGGCTACCTCTCGCGCGCGGCCTGGGGCGCCGACGAGTCCAAGCGGTACAAGGACGGCAAGGTCAACTCGCCCGAGGTGTACTACCCGCTCCAGGTCATCACGGTCCACCACACCGCGACGCCGAACGACGACCCCGACCCGGCCGCGACGGTGCGCGCGATGTACGAGTACCACGCGATCACCAACGACTGGGGCGACATCGGCTACCACTTCCTCATCGACGAGGCGGGCACCGTCTACGAGGGCCGCTACTCCGGCGACGACGGCATCCCCGCCTTCGACCCGGACGGCGACCTCGTCACCGCCTTCCACTCCGTCGGCTACAACTCCGGCGCCCTCGGCATCGCCCTGATCGGCAACCTCCAGGAGAAGCCCCCGACGGACGCGGCCAAGGCCTCCCTGATCCGGCTGATCAAGGTGATATCCCGGTTCAAGGGCCTCGACCCGCAGGCGAGGGTGACGTACACCAACCCCGTCAACGGCACCAAGAAGGACACCGAGACGGTCGGCGGCCACCGCGACTACTTCGACACCGAGTGCCCCGGCCAGGTCATGTACGACCTCCTGGCCGAGGTCCGCTCGGCGGCGGCCCGCCGCTGA